One stretch of Saccharopolyspora erythraea DNA includes these proteins:
- a CDS encoding CaiB/BaiF CoA transferase family protein encodes MASQQHTTGHGQLRGLKVVEFAHVVAGPMAGSMLADQGADVVHVEPPGTGDAARGMGPKRDGVPLWFKVAGRNKRSVTLDLRQEAGRAVAHRLVAWADVVIVTFRPGRLRTWGLDWDSVHRINPRAVLLQISGYGATSSHADEPGFGKMGEARSGVVHLTGHPDGPPVHTGFSHGDAVTGLMGAYAVLAALHRRDHDPDFDGEWIDLALFEPLFRLVEWQVIMHDQLGAVPQRAGNQLAVAPAAVINTYQSREGEWITVTSATPRSVRNVARLLGLPEDEFATTEQQHAGRQRLDEGLRDWIAQRSTDECLAEFVRNEVVASRVFSAADIATDPVYAEREDIVTVEDPELGPVRMQAVLPHFRRNPGRIWRTGPDLGQDNDLVYREWLGLGDEDVADLENNGAI; translated from the coding sequence ATGGCCTCACAGCAGCACACGACCGGGCACGGGCAGCTTCGCGGGCTGAAGGTCGTCGAGTTCGCGCACGTCGTGGCCGGGCCGATGGCCGGGTCGATGCTCGCCGACCAAGGCGCGGACGTCGTGCACGTCGAGCCGCCCGGAACGGGAGACGCGGCCCGCGGCATGGGGCCGAAGCGCGACGGTGTTCCCCTGTGGTTCAAGGTCGCCGGGCGCAACAAGCGGTCGGTCACGCTCGACCTGCGCCAGGAAGCCGGCCGGGCCGTGGCCCACCGGCTCGTCGCGTGGGCCGACGTCGTGATCGTCACCTTCCGCCCGGGGCGGCTGCGCACCTGGGGGCTCGACTGGGATTCCGTGCACCGCATCAACCCGAGGGCCGTGCTGCTGCAGATCTCCGGCTATGGAGCCACTTCCTCGCACGCCGACGAGCCCGGCTTCGGCAAGATGGGCGAGGCGCGCAGTGGCGTGGTGCACCTGACCGGCCACCCGGACGGCCCGCCCGTCCACACCGGTTTCTCCCACGGCGACGCGGTGACCGGGCTGATGGGTGCCTACGCGGTGCTCGCCGCCCTCCACCGCCGCGACCACGACCCGGACTTCGACGGCGAGTGGATCGACCTCGCGCTGTTCGAGCCCCTGTTCCGGCTCGTCGAGTGGCAGGTCATCATGCACGACCAGCTCGGCGCGGTGCCGCAGCGAGCCGGAAACCAGCTCGCGGTCGCCCCCGCCGCGGTCATCAACACCTACCAGTCCCGCGAGGGCGAGTGGATCACGGTGACCTCCGCGACGCCGCGCTCGGTGCGCAACGTGGCCCGGTTGCTCGGGTTGCCGGAGGACGAGTTCGCCACTACGGAGCAGCAGCACGCCGGTCGGCAACGGCTCGACGAGGGTCTGCGGGACTGGATCGCGCAGCGCTCGACCGACGAGTGCCTGGCGGAGTTCGTGCGCAACGAGGTGGTGGCCTCGCGGGTCTTCAGCGCCGCCGACATCGCCACCGACCCGGTCTACGCCGAGCGCGAGGACATCGTCACCGTCGAAGATCCCGAACTCGGCCCGGTGCGGATGCAGGCGGTCCTCCCGCACTTCAGGCGGAACCCGGGCCGGATCTGGCGGACCGGCCCGGATCTGGGGCAGGACAACGACCTCGTGTACCGGGAGTGGCTCGGGCTGGGTGATGAGGACGTCGCGGATCTGGAGAACAACGGTGCCATCTGA
- a CDS encoding HpcH/HpaI aldolase/citrate lyase family protein — protein MPSETGARAPQARPALRSLLFVPGTKVEWLGKAGESGADAVILDLEDAVPESRKPHARGQVAEAVAQAEANAFGNMAVFVRINALDGWEAVGELRAIARPGLSGIVLPKVSSVRDVWLADRLLGWCEREAGLPAGRIALVPLLETARGLRDARDIAAAAPRVAYLGALTAPGGDVERAVGYRWTPEGTGTLALRARVLLDARAEEVPHPVTGLWTRIDDLGGLRAFAEQNRDLGYEGMMAIHPSHVPVINEVFSPGPEELDRCARLVATVEQAQAHGVGAVSFEGEMVDEAMVATARLTLRRHARERGPDSPGAPEH, from the coding sequence GTGCCATCTGAGACCGGCGCCCGAGCGCCGCAGGCGCGTCCCGCCCTGCGCTCGCTGCTGTTCGTGCCGGGGACCAAGGTGGAATGGCTGGGCAAGGCGGGGGAGTCCGGCGCCGACGCGGTCATCCTCGATCTGGAGGACGCGGTTCCCGAGTCGCGGAAGCCGCACGCCCGCGGCCAGGTCGCCGAAGCCGTCGCGCAGGCCGAGGCGAACGCGTTCGGGAACATGGCTGTCTTCGTCCGCATCAACGCGCTCGACGGCTGGGAGGCGGTCGGCGAACTGCGCGCGATCGCGCGTCCCGGTCTTTCCGGGATCGTGCTTCCCAAGGTGAGCAGCGTGCGAGACGTGTGGCTGGCCGACCGGCTGCTCGGCTGGTGCGAACGCGAGGCGGGCCTCCCCGCCGGCCGGATCGCCCTGGTCCCGCTGCTGGAGACCGCTCGAGGTCTGCGGGACGCGCGGGACATCGCCGCGGCGGCTCCGCGCGTGGCGTACCTGGGCGCGCTCACCGCCCCCGGCGGTGACGTCGAGCGCGCCGTCGGTTACCGCTGGACTCCGGAGGGGACCGGAACGCTGGCGCTGCGTGCCCGTGTCCTGCTCGATGCCCGGGCGGAGGAGGTGCCGCATCCGGTCACCGGGCTGTGGACCCGGATCGACGACCTCGGCGGACTACGCGCCTTCGCCGAGCAGAACCGGGATCTCGGCTACGAGGGCATGATGGCGATCCACCCCTCGCACGTCCCCGTGATCAACGAGGTCTTCTCGCCCGGCCCCGAGGAGCTCGACCGCTGCGCTCGCCTGGTCGCGACTGTGGAGCAAGCCCAGGCGCACGGGGTCGGCGCGGTGTCGTTCGAGGGGGAGATGGTCGACGAAGCCATGGTCGCCACGGCCCGGCTGACCCTGCGGCGACACGCCCGCGAACGCGGCCCTGACTCGCCGGGTGCGCCTGAGCACTGA
- a CDS encoding FUSC family protein → MITDALPATRRPRGLLPAWLVRMLRPAPYSRDWTRVCAATVGIGGPQIAGLATGRVEEAVLASVGALCVSFSDLTTSYRHRLRRVGLTAVLGAIGFTAGAGAAGPWWAAATVVAVSLVSVLSSRMGDLWAAAGAQMLTFCVVATGQHSQSLGLGAQVLWFLCGEVLLVAMVAATWPFRRTAPAREAVARVFDTTVRMFDAAGTDRAIGIRQDLTRALNTAHDILLGGASTSRSRVHDRLYVVLTRVTPIVEAAVALTHSGDRPPERVVAALRELARSVRSGDLPAPHRPPAADAATVRALDAGIADLIAAWRRAKPVRVRGGSRSVRERLRVWRGSVTFGRTTWLLALRMSLCLAVAECIGLVGGLDQGHWIALTVALVLKPNSGSVFARTVLRALGSVVGVLLALVLLALVPPGWVLVVFTAALAAALPVALSRHYGVFTAVVTALVLLQMSQSELFADALPTVRLVDSLAGCAIVLGVVALLRPLQPRADLADRIAAVTETVSEYVSLSLAGVAQGRSALRRRTYRDLSDLRAALQQQLMEPAAGRAERWWPTVILLERVVDAATERALLGGHIGDDRLQHAQRLVSGMRSATRQVRDGGASPEVLRAHLERVYTEVCAA, encoded by the coding sequence GTGATCACCGATGCGCTCCCCGCCACCAGGCGCCCGCGCGGCCTGCTGCCGGCGTGGTTGGTGCGCATGCTGCGCCCGGCCCCGTACTCGCGGGACTGGACGCGGGTGTGCGCGGCGACCGTCGGCATCGGGGGACCGCAGATCGCCGGGTTGGCGACCGGCCGGGTGGAGGAGGCCGTGCTCGCCTCGGTCGGCGCGCTGTGCGTGAGCTTCTCGGACCTGACGACCTCCTACCGGCACCGGTTGCGCCGCGTCGGGCTGACCGCGGTGCTCGGTGCGATCGGCTTCACCGCGGGGGCCGGGGCCGCAGGCCCGTGGTGGGCCGCGGCGACCGTGGTCGCGGTGTCGCTGGTGTCGGTGCTGTCGAGCCGGATGGGGGACCTCTGGGCCGCGGCGGGTGCGCAGATGCTCACCTTCTGCGTGGTCGCGACCGGTCAGCACTCCCAGTCGCTCGGGCTCGGCGCGCAGGTCCTGTGGTTCCTCTGCGGGGAAGTGCTGTTGGTGGCGATGGTCGCGGCGACATGGCCGTTTCGCCGCACCGCCCCGGCCAGGGAGGCGGTGGCGAGGGTGTTCGACACGACGGTGCGGATGTTCGACGCCGCCGGGACCGACCGGGCGATCGGTATCCGCCAGGACCTGACCCGGGCGCTCAACACCGCGCACGACATCCTGCTCGGCGGCGCGTCGACGTCCCGCAGCCGGGTCCACGACCGGCTCTACGTCGTCCTCACCCGCGTCACGCCCATCGTCGAGGCCGCGGTCGCGTTGACGCACTCCGGAGACCGGCCGCCGGAGCGGGTGGTGGCCGCCCTGCGGGAGCTCGCGCGCAGCGTCCGCAGCGGTGACCTCCCCGCGCCGCACCGGCCCCCCGCGGCCGATGCCGCGACGGTGCGGGCGTTGGACGCGGGAATCGCGGACCTGATCGCCGCATGGCGTCGGGCGAAGCCGGTGCGGGTGCGCGGAGGCAGCCGGAGCGTGAGGGAGAGGCTGCGGGTGTGGCGCGGCAGCGTGACCTTCGGCCGCACCACCTGGCTGCTCGCGCTGCGCATGTCGCTGTGCCTGGCGGTGGCCGAGTGCATCGGCCTGGTCGGCGGCCTCGACCAGGGGCACTGGATCGCGCTGACGGTCGCGCTGGTGCTCAAACCGAACTCGGGCTCGGTCTTCGCGCGCACCGTGCTGCGCGCGCTCGGCAGCGTCGTGGGCGTGTTGCTCGCGCTGGTGCTGCTCGCGCTGGTGCCGCCGGGCTGGGTGCTCGTGGTGTTCACCGCCGCGCTGGCCGCCGCGCTCCCGGTGGCCCTGAGCCGCCATTACGGTGTCTTCACCGCGGTCGTCACCGCGCTGGTGCTGCTGCAGATGAGCCAGTCGGAGCTGTTCGCCGACGCCCTGCCCACCGTCCGGCTGGTCGACTCGCTCGCGGGCTGCGCGATCGTGCTCGGCGTCGTGGCGCTGCTACGCCCGTTGCAACCACGTGCCGATCTCGCGGACCGGATCGCGGCGGTGACCGAGACCGTGTCGGAGTACGTGTCGCTGTCGCTGGCGGGGGTCGCGCAGGGCCGTTCCGCCCTGCGGCGCCGCACCTACCGCGACCTGTCGGATCTGCGGGCGGCGTTGCAACAGCAGCTGATGGAACCGGCCGCGGGCCGGGCGGAACGCTGGTGGCCGACGGTCATCCTGCTGGAACGCGTCGTCGACGCCGCGACCGAACGCGCGCTGCTGGGCGGGCACATCGGCGACGACCGCCTGCAGCACGCGCAGCGGTTGGTCTCCGGCATGCGCAGCGCCACGCGACAGGTCCGTGACGGCGGGGCTTCGCCGGAGGTCCTGCGCGCGCATCTGGAGCGCGTCTACACCGAGGTCTGCGCGGCGTAG
- the gndA gene encoding NADP-dependent phosphogluconate dehydrogenase gives MSTSAQIGVTGLAVMGRNLARNFARNGYAVAVHNRTAAKTRELMDEFGHEGEFVATESAEDFVAAMERPRRLVVMVKAGDPTDAVIREFAPLLEPGDLIIDGGNAHFADTRRRERELREHGIHFVGTGISGGEEGALHGPSIMPGGSDESYASLGPMLEKIAAKAADGAPCVTHVGADGAGHFVKMVHNGIEYADMQLIAEAYQLLREVAGFSPARIAEIFRTWNTGRLDSYLIEITAEVLSHVDAATGEPFVDVVADEAEQKGTGRWTVQIALELGVPVSGIAEAVFARSLSGHTALREASRGLAGPAPATLGESEAAAFADQVEQALYASKIVSYTQGFHEIAAGSAEYGWNIDLGAVAAIWRAGCIIRAAFLDRVRAAYDARPDLPSLLSDETFAQEIGAAQDDWRSVLVAATRQGVPTPGFSAALAYYDTLRAGRLPAALTQGQRDYFGAHTYRRTDREGVFHTLWSGDRSEVPV, from the coding sequence ATGAGCACTTCAGCCCAGATCGGCGTCACCGGGCTGGCGGTCATGGGCCGCAACCTCGCCCGCAACTTCGCACGCAACGGCTACGCGGTCGCCGTGCACAACCGCACCGCGGCGAAGACCCGCGAGCTCATGGACGAGTTCGGCCACGAGGGCGAGTTCGTCGCGACCGAGTCGGCCGAGGACTTCGTCGCCGCGATGGAGCGCCCCCGCAGGCTCGTCGTCATGGTGAAGGCCGGCGACCCCACCGACGCGGTGATCCGGGAGTTCGCCCCGCTGCTGGAGCCGGGCGACCTGATCATCGACGGCGGCAACGCCCACTTCGCCGACACCCGGCGCCGTGAGCGCGAGCTGCGCGAGCACGGCATCCACTTCGTGGGCACCGGCATCTCCGGCGGCGAGGAGGGCGCCCTGCACGGCCCCAGCATCATGCCGGGCGGCTCGGACGAGTCCTACGCCTCGCTCGGCCCGATGCTGGAGAAGATCGCCGCCAAGGCCGCCGACGGTGCACCGTGCGTGACCCACGTCGGCGCGGACGGCGCCGGGCACTTCGTCAAGATGGTGCACAACGGCATCGAGTACGCCGACATGCAGCTGATCGCCGAGGCCTACCAGCTGCTGCGCGAGGTCGCGGGCTTCTCCCCGGCCCGGATCGCCGAGATCTTCCGCACCTGGAACACCGGCCGCCTGGACTCCTACCTCATCGAGATCACCGCAGAGGTGCTGTCCCATGTGGACGCCGCGACCGGCGAACCGTTCGTCGACGTCGTCGCCGACGAGGCCGAGCAGAAGGGCACCGGCCGCTGGACCGTGCAGATCGCGCTCGAGCTGGGGGTGCCGGTGTCGGGCATCGCCGAGGCGGTGTTCGCCCGCTCGCTGTCGGGCCACACCGCACTGCGCGAAGCCTCCCGCGGGCTCGCGGGGCCCGCTCCCGCAACGCTGGGCGAGTCCGAGGCCGCGGCGTTCGCCGACCAGGTGGAGCAGGCGCTCTACGCGTCGAAGATCGTGTCCTACACGCAGGGCTTCCACGAGATCGCCGCCGGAAGCGCCGAGTACGGCTGGAACATCGACCTGGGCGCGGTCGCCGCGATCTGGCGCGCCGGCTGCATCATCCGCGCCGCGTTCCTCGACCGCGTCCGCGCCGCCTACGACGCGCGCCCCGACCTGCCGAGCCTGCTCTCCGACGAAACCTTCGCCCAGGAGATCGGGGCAGCCCAGGACGACTGGCGGTCGGTCCTGGTCGCCGCCACCCGCCAGGGCGTACCGACACCGGGTTTCTCGGCGGCGCTGGCCTACTACGACACCCTGCGCGCCGGCCGGCTGCCGGCGGCACTCACCCAGGGGCAGCGGGACTACTTCGGCGCCCACACCTACCGGCGCACCGACCGGGAAGGCGTGTTCCACACCCTCTGGAGCGGCGACCGATCCGAGGTACCGGTCTGA
- a CDS encoding L-idonate 5-dehydrogenase, which yields MRACVVHGAGDLRVEDRDPVPPGHGEIAVSTAFGGICGSDLHYYHRGSVGDFRLREPMVLGHEVVGHVAATGPDVDGPGVGTPVAIHPATPCGACPECAGNRRNVCARSRYLGSAARTPHVQGGFIQHLVVPADQVRPLPTGLDLRRAVVAEPLAVALHAVHRAGDVAGRRVLVTGAGPIGCLTVAALKNAGAAEIVVTDLLDEPLAIAAAVGATSTVRADGADPDQPDIAIEASGSAAGLSTCVRTVARRGTVVLLGLLPPGETGFLGNIVVTREIEMLGAFRFDREFDEALSLLGEGLHVDPVLTHTFPLAEAAAAFDIAGNRALASKVLLDLTDPR from the coding sequence ATGCGTGCATGTGTCGTACACGGTGCGGGTGACCTCCGCGTCGAGGACCGGGACCCGGTGCCACCGGGCCACGGGGAAATCGCGGTCTCGACCGCGTTCGGCGGCATCTGCGGTTCGGACCTGCACTACTACCACCGCGGTTCGGTCGGCGATTTCCGCCTGCGCGAGCCCATGGTGCTCGGCCACGAGGTCGTCGGGCACGTCGCCGCCACCGGGCCGGACGTGGACGGGCCCGGCGTCGGCACGCCCGTGGCGATCCATCCGGCGACTCCGTGCGGCGCATGCCCCGAATGCGCCGGGAACCGGCGCAACGTCTGCGCCCGGAGCCGCTATCTCGGCAGCGCCGCCCGGACGCCGCACGTGCAGGGTGGTTTCATCCAGCACCTCGTCGTGCCTGCCGACCAGGTCCGCCCGCTGCCCACCGGGCTGGACCTGCGCCGAGCGGTCGTCGCGGAACCGCTCGCGGTCGCCCTGCACGCGGTGCACCGCGCAGGCGATGTGGCAGGCCGGCGGGTCCTGGTCACCGGCGCGGGGCCGATCGGCTGCCTCACCGTGGCCGCGCTGAAGAACGCCGGCGCGGCCGAGATCGTCGTGACCGACCTGCTCGACGAGCCGTTGGCCATCGCCGCGGCCGTCGGGGCCACCTCGACGGTCCGGGCGGACGGAGCGGATCCAGACCAGCCCGACATCGCCATCGAGGCGTCCGGGTCGGCGGCGGGCCTGAGCACGTGCGTGCGGACCGTTGCGCGCCGCGGCACGGTCGTCCTGCTCGGCCTGCTGCCTCCGGGCGAGACGGGCTTCCTCGGAAACATCGTGGTCACCCGGGAGATCGAGATGCTCGGCGCGTTCCGCTTCGACCGGGAGTTCGACGAGGCGCTGTCGCTGCTGGGCGAAGGTCTGCACGTCGATCCCGTGCTGACCCACACCTTCCCGCTGGCCGAAGCGGCCGCCGCGTTCGACATCGCCGGGAACCGGGCCCTCGCCTCGAAGGTCCTGCTGGACCTCACCGACCCGCGGTGA
- a CDS encoding SDR family oxidoreductase codes for MSHPVFDVSGRVAVVTGSSKGIGRALARGLLEAGCTVVLNGRDEPRLERAREELAELTGATVHASAFDVTDPAAVSDGVAGIEERVGPVDILVNNTGAQHRTPFTEFADADWYRLLDTNLTSAFLAGREVARRMVPRGNGKIINVCSVQSELVRPGIAPYSATKGGLKQLTRGMCADLGPSGIQVNGLAPGYFETELTAALVADEEFSAWVRGRTPAARWGRVEDLVGALLFLASPASDFVNGQLLYVDGGMTSVL; via the coding sequence GTGAGCCACCCCGTTTTCGACGTCAGCGGAAGGGTCGCCGTCGTCACCGGATCCAGCAAGGGCATCGGCCGCGCACTCGCGCGGGGCCTGCTCGAAGCCGGCTGCACGGTCGTCCTCAACGGTCGCGACGAGCCCAGGCTGGAGCGGGCCCGGGAGGAGCTGGCCGAGCTCACCGGCGCGACCGTGCACGCGAGCGCGTTCGACGTGACCGATCCGGCAGCGGTCTCCGACGGCGTCGCCGGCATCGAGGAGCGCGTGGGCCCGGTCGACATCCTGGTGAACAACACCGGAGCGCAGCACCGCACGCCGTTCACCGAGTTCGCCGATGCCGACTGGTACCGGCTGCTCGACACCAACCTCACCAGCGCCTTCCTCGCCGGACGCGAGGTCGCGCGGCGGATGGTGCCGCGCGGCAACGGCAAGATCATCAACGTCTGCTCGGTCCAGAGCGAGCTCGTGCGGCCCGGCATCGCCCCGTACTCGGCCACCAAGGGCGGCCTCAAGCAGCTGACCAGGGGCATGTGCGCCGACCTCGGCCCATCGGGGATCCAGGTCAACGGGCTCGCCCCGGGCTACTTCGAGACCGAGCTGACCGCCGCCCTCGTCGCCGACGAGGAGTTCAGCGCCTGGGTGCGCGGCCGCACGCCGGCCGCCAGGTGGGGGCGGGTCGAGGACCTCGTCGGCGCCCTGCTCTTCCTGGCCTCACCCGCCTCCGACTTCGTCAACGGCCAGCTGCTGTACGTCGACGGCGGCATGACTTCCGTTCTCTGA
- a CDS encoding 2-hydroxyacid dehydrogenase: MTQRVLSTRQELPGGGLARLGTHVDVVPWTGAGKPEPAELAGLASGADGILALGNDRIDAELLDAAGPSLRVVALASMGFDAVDRQAAAERGVVVTHTPGVLAETTADLAFALFLMARRRLGSARDRLHAGGWDLFRMDDYLGLDVFGATLGLVGYGQIGRAVARRAAGFGMRVLHHDPFAPEDDDLSHAVGFPTLLAGSDIVSLHVPLTESTRGLIGADELRAMKPTATLVNTSRGGVVDEAALLAALRDGVIHSAGLDVFEREPRGADVADLVEQSRLVALPHVGSATEATRAAMVDLAVDNLFDVLSGRPARTPVPGSAAVPAAEGVVR, translated from the coding sequence ATGACGCAGCGCGTGCTCAGCACCCGCCAGGAACTTCCCGGCGGCGGCCTGGCTCGCCTCGGGACCCACGTCGATGTCGTCCCCTGGACAGGAGCGGGCAAGCCGGAACCGGCCGAGCTGGCCGGGCTCGCGAGCGGCGCCGACGGCATCCTCGCCCTGGGCAACGACCGCATCGACGCCGAACTGCTGGACGCTGCGGGGCCGTCGCTGCGCGTGGTCGCCCTCGCGAGCATGGGATTCGACGCGGTCGACCGCCAGGCCGCCGCCGAACGGGGCGTCGTGGTCACCCACACGCCCGGGGTGCTGGCCGAAACCACCGCCGACCTCGCGTTCGCCCTGTTCCTGATGGCGCGGCGCAGGCTCGGTTCGGCCCGCGACCGCCTGCACGCGGGCGGGTGGGACCTGTTCAGGATGGACGACTACCTGGGCCTGGACGTGTTCGGCGCGACGCTGGGCCTGGTCGGCTACGGCCAGATCGGTCGAGCGGTGGCCCGGCGCGCGGCCGGTTTCGGCATGCGAGTGCTCCACCACGACCCGTTCGCCCCGGAGGACGACGACCTGTCCCACGCGGTCGGCTTCCCCACGCTGCTCGCCGGGTCCGACATCGTCTCGCTGCACGTTCCGCTGACCGAGTCCACCCGCGGCCTCATCGGCGCGGACGAGCTCCGTGCCATGAAGCCGACCGCGACGCTGGTCAACACCTCGCGCGGCGGTGTCGTCGACGAAGCGGCGCTGCTGGCCGCGCTGCGCGACGGGGTGATCCACTCGGCGGGGCTGGACGTCTTCGAACGAGAGCCGCGCGGGGCGGACGTGGCCGATCTCGTCGAGCAGTCCCGGCTGGTCGCCCTGCCGCACGTCGGATCGGCCACCGAGGCGACCCGGGCGGCGATGGTCGACCTTGCCGTGGACAACCTCTTCGACGTGCTCTCCGGCCGCCCCGCCCGCACCCCGGTCCCCGGCTCCGCCGCGGTGCCGGCCGCGGAAGGGGTCGTGCGGTGA
- the nac gene encoding nitrogen assimilation transcriptional regulator NAC: protein MDTRRLYSFIKIVDAGSITRAADILRIAQPALSQQVSALETQFKQKLLIRSKRGVAPTEAGRALYRHAQLILRQVDQAHAAVSVSGNAPAGSVSVGLAPYSTGAALALPLLRAARERYPNILLHINENFGGVISEAIMTGRMDMAFIYGAGPIRGVRFEPMRTEDLFLIATPSIAPAATAGEVAVAELRDVGLLLPSRIHTIRQVVDAAFHKAGLEPAVVGEIESVLTLVSAVRAGVGATVLPWSAASAIIDVQNLAVRRIVDPEIEVELSLCTSDHQPLSEPALAVHDLFHELIEEFDRPGDE, encoded by the coding sequence ATGGACACCAGGCGCCTGTATTCGTTCATCAAGATCGTCGATGCCGGGAGCATCACCCGCGCCGCCGACATCCTGCGCATCGCCCAACCCGCGCTGAGCCAGCAGGTTTCGGCGCTGGAAACCCAGTTCAAGCAGAAACTGCTGATCCGCAGCAAGCGCGGGGTGGCCCCGACCGAGGCGGGCCGCGCGCTCTACCGCCACGCCCAGCTCATCCTGCGCCAGGTCGACCAGGCCCACGCCGCGGTCTCGGTGTCCGGGAACGCTCCGGCGGGCAGCGTGTCGGTGGGCCTCGCCCCCTACAGCACCGGCGCGGCACTCGCCCTGCCGCTGCTGCGGGCCGCGCGGGAGCGCTACCCGAACATCCTGCTGCACATCAACGAGAACTTCGGCGGGGTCATCAGCGAGGCGATCATGACCGGGCGGATGGACATGGCGTTCATCTACGGCGCGGGTCCCATCCGAGGCGTCCGGTTCGAGCCGATGCGCACCGAGGATCTGTTCCTCATCGCCACCCCCTCCATCGCCCCGGCCGCGACGGCCGGCGAGGTGGCCGTGGCCGAGCTGCGCGACGTCGGCCTGCTGCTGCCCAGCCGCATCCACACCATCCGCCAGGTCGTCGACGCCGCGTTCCACAAGGCCGGCCTCGAACCGGCCGTCGTCGGGGAGATCGAGTCCGTGCTGACGCTGGTCAGCGCCGTCCGCGCCGGTGTCGGCGCGACCGTGCTGCCGTGGTCGGCGGCCAGCGCGATCATCGACGTGCAGAACCTCGCGGTGCGGCGGATCGTCGACCCCGAGATCGAGGTCGAGCTCTCCCTGTGCACCTCCGACCACCAACCGCTGTCCGAACCCGCCCTGGCGGTGCACGACCTGTTCCACGAACTGATCGAGGAGTTCGACCGCCCCGGCGACGAGTGA
- a CDS encoding LamB/YcsF family protein produces the protein MTHMVDLVADLGEGFGAYTMGDDEALLEVLTSANIACGFHAGDPRTMDSTIRSCVERGISAGAHPSFPDLVGFGRRAMELAPDEVRTDVLYQVGALQAFAAAHGTRVNHVAPHGRLGNLVATRPDYAGAVADAVAALDPSLIVLAQDGALAEAARARGLRVAIVGIADRAYSDDGTLVPRTRPGAVIHDEAEIAERTVRMVTEGVVHSVGGNAIPVECDTVLLHGDTPGAVAVARKVRAELLSAGVVTAPLPEVLRARRGA, from the coding sequence ATGACGCACATGGTCGATCTCGTCGCCGACCTCGGAGAGGGGTTCGGCGCCTACACCATGGGTGACGACGAGGCGCTGCTGGAGGTTCTGACCTCGGCGAACATCGCCTGCGGCTTCCACGCGGGCGACCCCCGCACCATGGATTCCACGATCCGCTCGTGCGTCGAGCGCGGTATCTCCGCGGGGGCGCACCCCAGCTTCCCCGACCTCGTCGGTTTCGGCAGGCGCGCGATGGAGCTGGCGCCCGACGAGGTCCGCACCGACGTGCTCTACCAGGTCGGCGCGCTCCAGGCGTTCGCCGCCGCGCACGGCACCCGGGTCAACCACGTCGCGCCGCACGGCCGGCTGGGCAACCTGGTGGCCACGCGGCCCGACTACGCCGGTGCGGTGGCCGACGCCGTCGCCGCCCTCGACCCGTCGTTGATCGTGCTGGCGCAGGACGGTGCGCTCGCGGAGGCCGCACGGGCCCGCGGCCTGCGGGTCGCCATCGTCGGGATCGCCGACCGGGCCTACTCCGACGACGGCACCCTGGTGCCCCGGACGCGTCCCGGTGCGGTGATCCACGACGAGGCCGAGATCGCCGAGCGCACGGTGCGGATGGTGACCGAGGGCGTCGTGCACAGCGTCGGCGGGAATGCCATCCCGGTGGAGTGCGACACGGTGCTGCTGCACGGCGACACCCCCGGCGCGGTGGCAGTGGCGCGCAAGGTGCGCGCGGAACTGCTGTCGGCGGGTGTGGTGACCGCACCGCTGCCCGAGGTGCTGCGCGCCAGGAGGGGAGCCTGA
- a CDS encoding 5-oxoprolinase subunit B family protein — translation MGHRVTISDCGDSAVVVKAVHGDANLRWQVVHNLADVLEEARLAGVHGLVPTYDSLLVEFDCTDTDHQAVRRGLADALARLAEGPVERASKLFVVPVVYGGEHGPDLPEVAAQLGLTEQKVIELHSGTALTVRCLGAPVGAPMMDGPPFPAPVARLASPRTSVPPGSVAVAGKQAVICPLRSPGGWPLLGRTPLRVLDLGSERLTPYRPGDRFRFVPIRPEQWDEHAGAPLAAVDG, via the coding sequence GTGGGACACCGCGTGACGATCAGCGACTGCGGCGATTCGGCCGTGGTGGTCAAGGCGGTGCACGGCGATGCGAACCTGCGCTGGCAGGTCGTGCACAACCTGGCCGATGTGCTCGAGGAGGCGCGCCTGGCGGGCGTGCACGGGCTGGTGCCCACCTACGACTCCCTGCTCGTGGAGTTCGACTGCACCGACACCGACCACCAGGCCGTCCGACGGGGACTGGCGGACGCCCTCGCCCGGCTGGCCGAGGGCCCGGTCGAGCGGGCGTCGAAGCTGTTCGTCGTTCCCGTGGTCTACGGCGGCGAGCACGGGCCCGACCTGCCGGAGGTCGCCGCGCAACTCGGGCTGACCGAGCAGAAGGTGATCGAGCTGCACTCCGGCACCGCCCTGACCGTCCGGTGCCTCGGCGCGCCTGTCGGCGCACCTATGATGGACGGCCCGCCGTTCCCCGCGCCGGTCGCACGGCTGGCTTCGCCCAGGACGAGCGTCCCACCGGGCTCGGTGGCGGTGGCCGGCAAGCAAGCGGTGATCTGCCCGCTGCGCTCTCCCGGAGGGTGGCCGCTGCTGGGGCGGACTCCGCTGCGGGTGCTCGACCTCGGCTCCGAGCGCCTCACCCCGTACCGGCCGGGAGACCGCTTCCGCTTCGTCCCGATCCGCCCGGAGCAGTGGGACGAGCACGCCGGTGCACCGTTGGCGGCCGTCGATGGCTGA